A window from Temnothorax longispinosus isolate EJ_2023e chromosome 1, Tlon_JGU_v1, whole genome shotgun sequence encodes these proteins:
- the LOC139811447 gene encoding uncharacterized protein, with protein MALSAQNQSTSYVNLYYSIVQRAATRYFKEYYNSDTGAPYVLYKDNMERPQGQWGPGPGSLQDGGLYPQQQQQQQQQQGSSSSGSPQQACGPPVEGGESGPPPSLASPVPSPYPSAPPEPQSLTPPDDDIQSSQATSQQQQQQQQQQTQQQVQQQQQQQQQQQQQQQQQQQVQQQPQQQQQTQQQDHSPQQQLTPHADVDRSDCFPGAGELQQYPQHYFKEARPHPSPSVPPHMLTPGGFSALHYLKQPGVMLTSLGQGDGGPGLDAHQYASPGAPNMATGLPDIVQQSGKSSKAGNSDLRLFKCLTCGKDFKQKSTLLQHERIHTDSRPYGCPECGKRFRQQSHLTQHLRIHANEKPYACVYCERTFRQRAILNQHLRIHSGEKPYQCPECGKHFRQKAILNQHVRTHQDVSPHLIFKNGMTPTLWPQDVPFPPEEGKEEVASTFGDTDTQSGAFSPAPDANSIQYPAYFKDPKGGNHAVFGAGGSSSFGALQYIKQQGGTKSCLPDVIQHGRSAGMPLYVRCPICQKEFKQKSTLLQHGCIHIESRPYPCPECGKRFRQQSHLTQHLRIHTNEKPYGCVYCGRNFRQRTILNQHLRIHTGEKPYKCQQCGKDFRQKAILDQHTRTHQGDRPFCCPMPNCRRRFATEPEVKKHIDNHMNPHAAKVRRNSSSDTKPPGTPAGLGPVPVPRGLTPTVVKPELYFPQCYAPAFNHQPPVSTAQFPGAQANGVSVTGEFKPPTGLPPQ; from the exons ATACTGGCGCGCCCTACGTATTGTACAAAGATAACATGGAGAGACCCCAGGGTCAGTGGGGCCCGGGGCCGGGATCTCTCCAGGACGGTGGACTGTACCcacagcagcaacaacagcagcagcagcaacagggTTCCTCCTCGTCGGGAAGCCCACAGCAGGCCTGTGGACCTCCAGTCGAGGGCGGTGAAAGCGGTCCCCCGCCCTCGTTAGCCTCGCCCGTGCCCTCACCATATCCCTCGGCGCCTCCCGAGCCTCAATCCTTGACTCCGCCGGACGATGACATACAATCGAGTCAAGCCACGtcccagcagcagcagcaacaacagcaacaacaaACGCAGCAGCAGGtccagcaacagcagcagcagcagcaacaacaacaacaacaacagcagcagcaacagcaagtTCAACAACAACctcagcaacaacaacaaacGCAACAGCAAGATCACTCGCCGCAACAACAATTGACTCCTCACGCAGATGTGGATCGCAGCGACTGCTTTCCCGGCGCCGGAGAGTTGCAGCAATATCCGCAGCATTATTTCAAAGAGGCCCGGCCGCACCCCTCACCGTCCGTGCCGCCACATATGCTCACGCCCGGCGGCTTCTCCGCGCTGCACTATCTCAAGCAACCTGGAGTAATGCTGACGTCTCTCGGCCAAGGCGACGGCGGGCCTGGTCTGGACGCGCATCAGTACGCGAGTCCGGGCGCGCCGAATATGGCAACCGGGCTGCCTGACATCGTGCAGCAGAGCGGCAAATCGTCCAAGGCCGGCAACAGCGATCTACGTCTGTTCAAGTGCTTGACCTGCGGCAAAGACTTTAAGCAGAAGTCGACTCTGCTGCAGCACGAGCGGATTCACACAGACAGCCGGCCGTACGGGTGTCCAGAGTGCGGCAAGCGGTTCCGTCAACAATCCCATCTCACGCAGCATCTGCGCATACATGCTAACGAGAAGCCGTACGCTTGTGTATACTGCGAACGTACGTTCCGGCAGCGTGCCATCCTCAACCAGCATCTGCGCATCCACTCGGGTGAGAAGCCATACCAATGTCCGGAGTGCGGAAAACACTTCCGTCAGAAGGCGATCCTGAATCAGCACGTCCGCACACACCAAG ACGTAAGTCCGCACCTCATCTTCAAGAACGGAATGACGCCAACCCTCTGGCCACAGGATGTTCCCTTTCCTCCCGAAGAGGGTAAGGAGGAGGTGGCGTCGACATTCGGCGATACGGACACGCAGTCGGGCGCGTTCAGTCCGGCGCCGGACGCCAACTCCATCCAGTATCCGGCATACTTCAAAGACCCAAAGGGCGGCAATCACGCGGTCTTTGGCGCGGGTGGTTCGAGCAGCTTCGGTGCCTTGCAGTACATCAAGCAGCAGGGTGGCACGAAGAGCTGTCTACCCGATGTGATACAGCACGGCCGCTCGGCTGGCATGCCGTTGTACGTGCGTTGTCCGATCTGTCAAAAAGAGTTCAAGCAGAAGTCCACGCTGCTGCAACACGGATGCATACACATCGAGTCGCGGCCGTATCCTTGCCCGGAGTGCGGCAAGCGGTTCCGACAACAGTCCCACCTTACGCAGCATCTGCGCATCCACACGAACGAGAAGCCGTACGGCTGCGTGTACTGTGGACGTAACTTCCGCCAGCGCACGATCCTCAATCAGCATCTGCGTATCCATACCGGTGAGAAGCCTTACAAGTGCCAGCAGTGCGGCAAGGATTTCCGTCAAAAGGCAATCCTGGACCAGCACACGCGCACTCACCAGGGCGACCGACCGTTCTGTTGTCCGATGCCCAACTGCAGGCGGCGCTTCGCCACCGAGCCCGAGGTGAAGAAGCACATCGACAACCACATGAACCCGCACGCGGCCAAAGTGCGCCGGAACTCGAGCAGTGACACGAAGCCGCCCGGTACGCCCGCGGGCTTGGGTCCGGTACCGGTGCCGCGCGGCCTCACGCCGACGGTCGTCAAGCCGGAGCTCTATTTTCCGCAGTGCTACGCGCCCGCGTTCAACCATCAGCCGCCGGTCTCCACCGCGCAATTCCCTGGCGCCCAGGCGAATGGCGTGTCCGTAACCGGCGAGTTCAAGCCACCGACCGGTCTGCCGCCGCAGTGA